From Candidatus Woesearchaeota archaeon:
TTTTAACATTGCTGACTGCGCACTAGTATTAGGAACAATACTCTTCATCCTACAAAAAGAACAAAAATCACAACGAAAAACACTCCAAAAAACTCCTAGCGCAGAAAAACAAGATTGAAACCGCTCTAAATTAGAACTCATCCAAGTCTTCAAGATACGTTAAATAATTATTTCTCTTAAGCCAAGCAACTTGAACCGGACGGTATTTATACACAACGTCTCCCTTCTCATCACCTTCAAACTCCCAAGGCTCAACAATAACAATATCGCCTTCGCGAACCCATAACCGTTTTTTGAGTTTTCCAGGAATACGGCAAAGACGCTCTTTACCATCAAGACACTTCACCTTCATACGAGAACCACCGCAACGCTGCTCCACTAACCCAAACACTTGAGGTGATTTGGGTAGTTTAATACGTGCGATTTGTTCTTCTTCACTAGGTGCTTGGTATCTCATAACTATGAGAACTCAAAAAGGAGTTTATAAAGCTATGCGTAAAAAGCTCACTTCACCACACTAAAACAAGAGTATTCGGCAAGAACAATACATAAGAAGAATAAGAAACCACTACAAGAATCACCTCCTTTACAAGATTTCTTTACTAGAGCTACGCAGTAATTGTTAAGGTTCCTTCTCGCACTATGCGCTCACCAATACCAGATCCAACAA
This genomic window contains:
- the eif1A gene encoding translation initiation factor eIF-1A, with the protein product MRYQAPSEEEQIARIKLPKSPQVFGLVEQRCGGSRMKVKCLDGKERLCRIPGKLKKRLWVREGDIVIVEPWEFEGDEKGDVVYKYRPVQVAWLKRNNYLTYLEDLDEF